A genomic segment from Halomonas sp. GD1P12 encodes:
- a CDS encoding multidrug effflux MFS transporter yields MPQTRTPFIVVLCLAMTIMLGPFSMDTYLPAFPEIGESLGISQQAVSLSVSVYVFMMAVGQLIGGALSDRFGRQRVLMGGLAIFIVASIAIGMAESLEVLLGGRAVQAFGAGWTLVSVPALVRDRVAGRDAAKLFSMMGFIIVLAPGIAPSVGSAILALGSWHYIFFALALYALALVPLLIKVLFTGSGKVSRVKGAEMSLLARYKLVLSTKPALPFIAWQAGSFSVMMMFITYASFIYQGHFEQDASTFSLLFAANIVAMFVFNVLNRVLLSRLPSLRILQLATACQAVGMVLLLAATFLQAPLYLFVPAMMLTIGAVGAISPNIQACFLEFFPTSGGTAAALLGAAQFGIAGILSGLSTVLPHTLGAVVLAMAACGAVAYAMLTRSLVRGRAAVEAG; encoded by the coding sequence ATGCCCCAAACCAGAACGCCTTTCATCGTGGTGCTGTGCCTTGCCATGACCATCATGCTGGGCCCCTTTTCCATGGACACCTATCTGCCGGCGTTTCCGGAAATTGGTGAGTCGCTCGGCATTTCGCAGCAGGCGGTGTCGCTGAGCGTTTCGGTGTACGTGTTCATGATGGCGGTGGGGCAACTGATCGGTGGGGCGCTGTCGGACCGCTTCGGGCGCCAGCGCGTGCTGATGGGCGGGCTTGCGATCTTTATCGTTGCAAGTATCGCCATCGGCATGGCGGAATCGCTGGAGGTACTGCTGGGCGGGCGCGCGGTGCAGGCGTTCGGTGCCGGCTGGACGCTGGTGTCGGTGCCGGCGCTGGTGCGTGACCGGGTGGCCGGGCGCGACGCCGCCAAACTGTTCTCGATGATGGGCTTCATCATCGTGCTGGCCCCCGGCATCGCGCCGAGCGTGGGCAGCGCAATCCTGGCGCTCGGCTCCTGGCACTACATCTTCTTCGCGCTGGCACTTTATGCACTGGCGCTGGTGCCGCTGTTGATCAAGGTGCTGTTCACCGGCAGCGGCAAGGTCTCGCGCGTGAAAGGGGCCGAAATGAGCCTGCTGGCGCGTTACAAACTGGTGCTCTCGACCAAACCGGCGCTGCCGTTCATCGCCTGGCAGGCGGGGTCGTTCTCGGTCATGATGATGTTCATTACCTACGCCTCGTTCATCTACCAGGGGCACTTCGAACAGGACGCCTCGACGTTTTCGCTGCTGTTCGCCGCCAACATCGTCGCCATGTTCGTGTTCAACGTGCTCAACCGGGTGCTGCTGTCGCGCCTGCCTTCGCTGCGTATTCTGCAGCTGGCCACCGCCTGCCAGGCGGTGGGCATGGTGCTGCTACTGGCCGCGACGTTTCTCCAGGCGCCGCTTTATCTCTTCGTCCCGGCGATGATGCTGACCATCGGCGCGGTGGGCGCGATCTCGCCCAACATCCAGGCCTGTTTTCTCGAGTTCTTTCCCACCAGCGGCGGCACCGCCGCCGCGCTTTTGGGCGCGGCCCAGTTCGGCATTGCCGGTATTTTGAGCGGGCTTTCGACGGTGCTGCCTCACACTCTGGGGGCGGTGGTACTCGCCATGGCCGCCTGCGGCGCGGTGGCCTACGCAATGCTTACGCGCTCGCTGGTCAGAGGGCGCGCGGCGGTCGAGGCGGGTTGA
- the madM gene encoding malonate transporter subunit MadM has product MLDSLLTQLEKQHLIAAFALVGAAMYVSYLVSDKLTKGRVHGSAIAIMVGLALAYVGGVYTGGSKGLADISLFAGLGLMGGGMLRDLAIIATAYGVRFQEIRQAGISGVLALFLGVVVSFIAGVAIAYAFGYRDPANLTTIGAGTVTYIVGPIAGASIGASSEVIALSIAAGLFKSILVMVLTPIAARHIGLDNPRSAMIFGGLMGTTSGVAAGLAATDPKLVPYGAMTATFYTGLGALLAPSLLYFCVRALF; this is encoded by the coding sequence ATGCTCGATTCACTCCTCACACAGCTCGAAAAGCAGCACCTGATCGCCGCCTTCGCCCTGGTAGGCGCGGCCATGTACGTGTCGTACCTGGTGAGCGACAAGCTGACCAAAGGCCGGGTTCACGGCTCCGCCATCGCTATCATGGTGGGCCTGGCGCTCGCCTACGTCGGCGGCGTTTACACCGGCGGCAGCAAGGGCCTGGCGGATATCAGCCTGTTCGCCGGGCTGGGCCTGATGGGCGGCGGCATGCTGCGCGATCTGGCGATCATCGCCACCGCCTACGGCGTGCGCTTTCAGGAGATTCGCCAGGCCGGCATCAGCGGCGTGCTCGCGCTCTTTCTCGGTGTGGTCGTGTCGTTCATCGCCGGTGTGGCCATCGCCTACGCCTTTGGCTACCGCGACCCGGCCAACCTCACCACCATCGGCGCCGGCACGGTGACCTACATCGTCGGCCCGATCGCCGGCGCCTCCATCGGCGCCTCGTCGGAAGTCATCGCGCTCTCGATTGCCGCCGGCCTATTCAAGTCGATTCTGGTGATGGTGCTCACGCCCATCGCCGCGCGCCATATCGGCCTTGATAACCCGCGCTCGGCGATGATCTTCGGCGGGCTGATGGGCACCACCAGCGGCGTGGCGGCAGGCTTGGCCGCCACCGACCCGAAGCTCGTGCCGTACGGGGCGATGACCGCGACCTTCTACACCGGCCTAGGTGCCCTGCTCGCCCCGTCGCTTCTGTACTTCTGCGTACGGGCGCTGTTCTGA
- the madL gene encoding malonate transporter subunit MadL produces the protein MVIYGVALLAGCMLFGLWAGDVLGMLLGVESNVGGVGIAMLLLIFLGGYLIDKKKMPPSTESGITFWNGMYIPIVVAMAASQNVAAAIDGGLIALLAALVAVGASFALVPALTRLGQPKPGAQAPVDETPVNKVASRAPDDTRSTSTSRPHHAR, from the coding sequence ATGGTCATTTACGGAGTCGCGCTGCTGGCCGGCTGCATGCTGTTCGGCCTGTGGGCGGGTGACGTGCTGGGCATGCTGCTCGGCGTGGAATCCAACGTGGGCGGCGTGGGCATCGCCATGCTGCTGCTGATCTTTCTGGGCGGCTATCTGATCGACAAGAAGAAGATGCCCCCCAGCACCGAAAGCGGCATCACCTTCTGGAACGGGATGTACATCCCCATCGTGGTCGCGATGGCAGCCAGCCAAAACGTGGCCGCCGCCATCGACGGCGGCCTGATCGCACTGCTGGCAGCCCTTGTGGCGGTCGGCGCAAGCTTTGCGCTGGTGCCGGCGCTGACGCGCCTGGGCCAGCCCAAACCAGGCGCCCAGGCCCCGGTCGACGAGACGCCGGTCAACAAGGTCGCCTCGCGCGCCCCTGACGACACGCGCTCGACCTCTACCTCACGCCCCCACCACGCCCGCTAA
- a CDS encoding malonate--CoA ligase produces MNHNLYLHFYPHFERAPDKVLMDTLDGQRYHYQDVLSLSRRFASVLLELGVEPGDRVAVQVDKSPEIVMLYLACLQVGAVYLPLNVAYTDSEIDYFLGDAEPRLFVCRPEVLENAREIAEKAGVARVESLGTKADGTLMDKAADAFETTTVSEVGADDLAAILYTSGTTGRSKGAMLSHQNLASNSQALTKAWHYSENDHLIHALPIFHTHGLFVACNVTLINGASMTFLPKLDVDELLDLMPHSTVLMGVPTFYTRLLASPRLNRDVVANMRLFISGSAPLLAETHEDFSARTGHAILERYGMTETNMNTSNPYDGERRPGTVGMPLPGVTVRITDRETGAELPQGETGLVELTGPNVFQGYWRMPEKTQAEFREDGYFITGDLGLIDEKGYLNIVGRDKDLVISGGYNVYPKEIEQIIDDMEGVEESAVIGVRHTDLGEGVVAVVVPKTQGAVSEEQVLEALKGELARYKQPKRVFFVNALPRNVMGKVQKNQLRDAHADTFSAGRTATSA; encoded by the coding sequence ATGAACCATAACCTTTACCTGCACTTTTACCCACACTTCGAGCGCGCCCCGGACAAGGTGCTGATGGACACGCTCGATGGCCAGCGCTACCACTATCAGGACGTTCTGAGCCTGAGCCGGCGCTTTGCAAGCGTGCTGTTGGAGCTCGGCGTCGAGCCCGGCGACCGGGTAGCCGTTCAGGTCGACAAGAGCCCCGAGATCGTCATGCTCTATCTCGCCTGCCTGCAGGTCGGCGCGGTCTATTTGCCGCTCAACGTCGCCTACACCGACAGCGAGATCGACTACTTTTTGGGTGACGCCGAGCCGCGCCTGTTCGTCTGCCGCCCAGAGGTGCTGGAAAACGCTCGCGAGATCGCCGAAAAGGCCGGCGTGGCCCGCGTCGAAAGCCTGGGCACCAAAGCCGACGGCACGCTGATGGACAAGGCCGCCGATGCTTTCGAGACCACCACGGTCAGCGAAGTCGGCGCCGATGATCTGGCGGCGATTCTCTACACCTCTGGCACCACCGGGCGCTCCAAGGGCGCCATGCTGAGTCACCAGAACCTGGCCTCCAACAGCCAGGCGCTGACGAAGGCCTGGCACTACAGCGAAAACGATCACCTGATCCACGCGCTGCCGATCTTTCACACCCACGGGCTGTTCGTGGCCTGTAACGTCACGCTGATCAACGGCGCCTCGATGACGTTTTTGCCCAAGCTCGACGTCGATGAGCTGCTCGATTTGATGCCCCACTCGACAGTGCTGATGGGCGTGCCGACCTTCTACACCCGCCTTCTGGCAAGCCCGCGCCTGAACCGCGACGTGGTCGCCAACATGCGCCTGTTCATCTCGGGCTCCGCGCCGCTTCTGGCCGAAACCCACGAGGATTTTAGCGCGCGCACCGGCCACGCCATTCTCGAGCGCTACGGCATGACCGAGACCAACATGAACACCTCCAACCCGTACGACGGCGAGCGCCGCCCGGGCACGGTGGGTATGCCGCTGCCTGGCGTCACCGTGCGCATCACCGACCGCGAAACCGGCGCCGAGCTTCCCCAGGGCGAGACCGGGCTGGTCGAGCTCACCGGGCCCAACGTGTTCCAGGGCTACTGGCGCATGCCGGAGAAGACCCAGGCAGAGTTTCGTGAAGACGGCTACTTCATCACCGGCGATCTGGGCCTGATCGACGAGAAGGGTTATCTCAATATCGTCGGCCGCGACAAGGATCTGGTGATCTCCGGCGGCTACAACGTCTACCCCAAGGAGATCGAGCAGATCATCGACGATATGGAAGGCGTCGAGGAGTCCGCGGTGATCGGCGTGCGTCACACGGACTTGGGCGAAGGCGTGGTCGCCGTGGTGGTGCCAAAAACCCAGGGCGCGGTGAGCGAGGAGCAGGTACTCGAAGCGCTCAAGGGCGAGCTTGCCCGCTACAAGCAGCCCAAGCGGGTCTTCTTCGTGAATGCGCTGCCGCGCAACGTGATGGGCAAGGTGCAGAAAAACCAGCTGCGCGACGCCCACGCCGATACCTTCAGCGCCGGGCGCACCGCCACCAGCGCTTGA
- a CDS encoding malonyl-CoA decarboxylase, with amino-acid sequence MNMTFLQGLLTNISSRTRQLSSALGTDKESENHFTALKAACQGLMGRTGEASQILMAQQALAHYRALDDEEKLAFFQLLANDYAAEPADIHSAYAVYREHEDNASLEKLFNACEPRRQTLLRRLNLCPGGTFDLVNMRADLLKCLRQSPELSALDSDFAHLFNSWFNRGFLMLESIDWNTPAAVLEKIIRYEAVHEIGDWHDLRRRLDPDDRRCYAFFHPATGDEPLIFVEVALCDGIPGNVQRILEHGEELPLEDADTAVFYSISNCQAGLKGVSFGNFLIKQVVQELSRELPQIKNFVTLSPVPGFADWLDEARKEATLSEELTAYLDTHESEELSSSAHKEFMRLASHYLVDVKHKSGQPLNPVARFHLGNGASLHRLNWRADTSSKGLKQAHGLMVNYLYQLNRIEQNHEAYSANHTVVCASDIRRQANQASQYFETKTPAKA; translated from the coding sequence ATGAATATGACGTTTCTTCAGGGGCTGCTCACCAATATCAGCTCGCGTACCCGGCAGCTCAGTAGCGCTCTGGGCACCGACAAGGAGAGTGAAAACCACTTCACTGCCCTGAAAGCGGCCTGCCAGGGCCTGATGGGCCGCACCGGTGAAGCCTCGCAAATTCTAATGGCCCAGCAGGCGCTGGCCCATTACCGCGCGCTCGACGATGAGGAGAAGCTGGCGTTTTTCCAGCTGCTGGCCAACGACTACGCCGCCGAGCCCGCCGATATTCACAGCGCCTACGCGGTGTACCGCGAGCACGAAGATAACGCCTCGCTCGAGAAGCTGTTTAATGCCTGCGAGCCGCGCCGCCAGACGCTGTTGCGCCGCTTGAACCTCTGCCCCGGCGGCACCTTCGATCTGGTCAACATGCGTGCGGACCTGCTCAAGTGCCTGCGCCAATCGCCGGAGCTCTCGGCGCTGGATAGCGACTTTGCGCACCTGTTCAACTCCTGGTTCAACCGCGGCTTTTTGATGCTCGAAAGCATCGATTGGAACACCCCGGCGGCGGTGCTGGAGAAGATCATCCGCTATGAAGCGGTGCACGAAATCGGCGATTGGCACGACCTGCGCCGCCGGCTCGACCCGGACGATCGCCGCTGCTATGCCTTTTTCCACCCGGCCACCGGCGACGAGCCGCTGATCTTCGTGGAAGTAGCGCTGTGCGACGGCATTCCCGGCAACGTCCAGCGCATTCTCGAGCACGGCGAGGAGCTGCCGCTCGAAGACGCCGACACGGCGGTGTTCTACAGCATCAGCAACTGTCAGGCCGGGCTCAAGGGCGTGTCCTTCGGTAACTTTTTGATCAAGCAGGTAGTTCAGGAGCTGAGCCGCGAGCTTCCGCAGATCAAGAACTTCGTCACCCTTTCGCCGGTGCCGGGTTTCGCCGACTGGCTCGACGAGGCGCGCAAGGAGGCAACGCTGTCCGAGGAGCTCACCGCTTACCTCGACACCCACGAAAGCGAGGAGCTCTCCTCCAGCGCCCACAAGGAGTTCATGCGCCTGGCGTCGCACTATCTGGTCGACGTGAAGCATAAAAGCGGCCAGCCCCTGAACCCGGTGGCGCGCTTTCACCTGGGCAACGGCGCGAGCCTGCATCGGCTGAACTGGCGGGCGGATACGTCATCAAAAGGCCTCAAGCAGGCCCACGGTTTGATGGTGAACTACCTCTACCAGCTCAATCGCATCGAACAGAACCACGAGGCGTACAGCGCCAACCACACAGTGGTGTGCGCCAGCGACATTCGTCGTCAGGCCAATCAGGCGAGCCAGTATTTCGAGACGAAAACACCGGCCAAGGCGTAA
- a CDS encoding GntR family transcriptional regulator, producing MAKISQAQRLRDLLEDAIIAGRFTPGERLDPDALALEYACSRTPIREAIQQLAMSGMVQVVPKRGTFVTRLGVSELVERFEVMAELEGLCGRLAARRITDDERAALSEALKACRARAEEHDANGYYYDNSVFHHCIYAASHNHFLAQEAARLHALLQPYRRLQLQVRMRVESSLAEHEAIVAAIEAGDGLRAEQLLREHVMVQGERFNDLVASMHALDGG from the coding sequence ATGGCGAAGATATCCCAGGCGCAGCGGCTGCGTGATCTTCTCGAGGACGCGATCATCGCCGGGCGCTTTACGCCGGGGGAGCGGCTCGACCCGGATGCGTTGGCGCTCGAGTACGCGTGCTCGCGCACGCCGATCCGTGAGGCGATTCAACAGCTTGCGATGTCCGGCATGGTGCAGGTCGTGCCCAAACGCGGCACGTTCGTCACTCGCTTGGGCGTGTCTGAGCTGGTCGAGCGCTTCGAAGTGATGGCGGAGCTGGAGGGTCTTTGTGGGCGCCTGGCCGCCCGGCGCATTACCGACGACGAACGCGCCGCGCTGAGTGAGGCGCTCAAGGCGTGTCGCGCCCGCGCCGAGGAGCACGATGCCAACGGCTACTACTATGACAACAGCGTCTTTCACCACTGCATCTACGCGGCGAGCCATAACCACTTTCTCGCCCAGGAAGCCGCTCGCCTGCACGCGCTGCTACAGCCCTACCGTCGGCTGCAGCTTCAGGTGCGAATGCGCGTCGAAAGCTCGCTGGCCGAGCACGAAGCGATCGTCGCCGCCATCGAGGCGGGCGACGGCCTCCGCGCCGAGCAGCTGCTGCGCGAGCACGTCATGGTGCAGGGCGAGCGCTTCAACGATCTGGTGGCGTCGATGCATGCTCTGGATGGTGGGTGA
- a CDS encoding endonuclease/exonuclease/phosphatase family protein produces MLLNILLWVVRGLTLALITVSLLPEIPSGHWAIRLWEFPRLQLSLVIAVTLLLLTLHAWLARARKEHAVLLVALLATGAWQGSHILPFTPVWPDEVAEASAQTLSNQSTFKIMTANLDFQNDRYEEALEVIKREDPDIALLIEVDSGWEDGLAPLDELYEYREGDVRGEGLGIVVWSRIPLQNARVEHLVSERRASIFATLDVPGIGPVRYAGIHPVPPGLKERTPNDGGETERRNSRERDAELMLVAERVAEDADNRWIVTGDFNDAAWSNTTRLFKELSELKDPRRGRGLLSTYHTEYPLWRYPIDHMFVSDGFELVELDRVTIEGSDHFAITTTLTAAAKDQAPPDAPQEAQQDADELIEEGAKDASEQGVSS; encoded by the coding sequence ATGCTTTTAAACATTCTACTGTGGGTCGTTCGTGGCCTGACCCTTGCATTGATCACGGTCAGCCTGCTTCCCGAAATTCCCAGCGGCCACTGGGCGATCCGGCTGTGGGAGTTTCCCCGCTTGCAACTGAGCCTGGTCATCGCGGTCACGCTGTTACTGCTGACCCTGCACGCCTGGTTGGCCCGTGCCCGCAAGGAGCACGCGGTACTTCTGGTGGCGCTGCTGGCAACGGGCGCGTGGCAGGGCTCCCACATTCTGCCCTTTACGCCGGTGTGGCCCGACGAAGTGGCCGAGGCCAGCGCCCAAACGCTTTCGAATCAGTCCACGTTCAAGATCATGACCGCCAACCTCGACTTCCAGAATGACCGCTACGAAGAGGCGCTGGAGGTGATAAAGCGCGAGGACCCGGACATCGCGCTGCTCATCGAAGTCGATAGCGGCTGGGAGGATGGCCTGGCGCCGCTGGACGAGCTTTATGAGTACCGCGAGGGGGATGTGCGCGGTGAGGGGCTCGGTATCGTGGTCTGGTCGCGCATTCCGCTGCAAAACGCCCGGGTCGAGCATCTGGTGTCCGAGCGTCGTGCGTCGATCTTTGCAACGCTTGACGTGCCGGGTATCGGGCCCGTTCGCTACGCGGGCATTCATCCGGTGCCGCCGGGGCTTAAAGAGCGCACACCCAACGACGGCGGTGAAACCGAGCGCCGGAATAGCCGGGAGCGCGACGCCGAGCTGATGCTGGTGGCCGAACGCGTGGCCGAGGACGCGGACAACCGCTGGATCGTGACCGGCGACTTCAACGATGCCGCCTGGTCCAATACCACGCGGCTGTTCAAGGAGCTGAGCGAGCTCAAGGACCCGCGCCGGGGAAGAGGACTCTTGAGCACGTACCACACCGAGTACCCCCTGTGGCGCTACCCGATCGATCACATGTTCGTCTCCGACGGCTTTGAGCTCGTCGAGCTCGACCGTGTCACCATCGAAGGGTCGGATCATTTCGCCATCACGACGACATTGACCGCCGCCGCCAAGGACCAGGCGCCGCCGGATGCGCCACAAGAGGCGCAACAGGACGCCGACGAGCTGATAGAGGAAGGCGCCAAGGATGCCAGTGAGCAGGGCGTGAGCAGCTAA
- the ispB gene encoding octaprenyl diphosphate synthase yields the protein MTNVSPQTPVSPTPSPLHAVVAGDFEAVNRTIVEQLNSNVPLVETIGQYIIESGGKRMRPLLVLLAARALGYEGDKHITLATLIEFMHTSTLLHDDVVDDSHLRRGKKTANDAWGNAPSVLVGDFLYSRSFQMMVSVGSMRIMAILSSATCIIAEGEVLQLTNIGNPSLSEEAYFETIQGKTAMLFEAASHSGAVLAEATPEQECALQHYGRYLGLAFQLIDDLLDYQGDADAMGKNVGDDLAEGKPTLPLINAMERGTPEEAKLIRQAIRKGGLEQLDEVLAIVHRTGALEYTRERAVEMVERALAELEKLPQSAYRDSMTELARLAVERQS from the coding sequence ATGACTAACGTCTCTCCCCAAACGCCTGTCAGCCCCACGCCTTCACCGCTGCACGCCGTGGTGGCGGGCGATTTCGAGGCCGTTAACCGCACCATTGTCGAGCAGCTCAACTCCAACGTCCCGCTGGTCGAAACCATCGGTCAGTACATCATCGAAAGCGGCGGCAAGCGCATGCGCCCACTTTTAGTGCTGCTGGCCGCGCGCGCGCTGGGCTACGAAGGCGACAAACACATCACACTCGCCACCCTGATCGAGTTCATGCACACCTCGACTCTTTTGCACGACGATGTGGTCGACGACTCGCACCTGCGCCGCGGCAAGAAAACCGCCAACGACGCCTGGGGCAACGCACCGTCGGTGCTGGTGGGAGACTTTCTCTACTCGCGCTCGTTTCAGATGATGGTCAGCGTCGGCTCCATGCGCATCATGGCGATCCTGTCGAGCGCGACCTGTATCATTGCCGAAGGCGAAGTGTTGCAGCTCACCAACATCGGCAACCCGAGCCTCTCCGAGGAAGCCTATTTCGAAACCATCCAGGGCAAGACCGCGATGCTGTTCGAGGCGGCCTCCCACAGCGGCGCGGTGCTCGCCGAGGCCACGCCCGAGCAGGAGTGCGCGCTTCAACACTACGGCCGCTACCTGGGGCTCGCCTTCCAGCTGATCGACGATCTGCTCGACTACCAGGGCGACGCTGATGCGATGGGCAAGAACGTCGGCGACGACCTGGCCGAAGGCAAGCCGACGCTGCCCTTGATCAACGCCATGGAGCGCGGCACGCCCGAGGAGGCCAAGCTGATTCGTCAGGCGATTCGCAAGGGCGGGCTCGAGCAGCTCGATGAGGTGCTCGCCATCGTTCACCGCACCGGCGCGCTCGAATATACCCGTGAACGCGCGGTAGAAATGGTTGAGCGCGCGCTCGCCGAGCTAGAAAAGCTGCCGCAAAGCGCGTACCGCGACAGCATGACCGAGCTTGCCCGCCTGGCGGTCGAGCGTCAGTCCTGA
- the rplU gene encoding 50S ribosomal protein L21, with product MYAIIKSGGKQYRVQEGQTLKLEKIEVATGESIDFEEVLMVADGDDFNIGAPMISGAKVSAEIVSHGRGEKVNIIKFRRRKHSMKRQGHRQWFTEVKITGISV from the coding sequence ATGTACGCAATTATCAAAAGCGGTGGCAAGCAGTACCGCGTTCAGGAAGGCCAGACCCTCAAGCTCGAGAAAATCGAAGTCGCCACCGGCGAATCCATCGATTTCGAAGAAGTGCTGATGGTCGCAGACGGCGACGATTTCAACATCGGTGCACCGATGATCAGCGGCGCGAAAGTCTCCGCTGAAATCGTTTCGCACGGCCGCGGCGAAAAAGTGAACATCATCAAGTTCCGTCGCCGTAAGCACAGTATGAAGCGTCAGGGCCACCGTCAGTGGTTCACCGAAGTCAAAATTACCGGAATTTCCGTTTAA
- the rpmA gene encoding 50S ribosomal protein L27 produces the protein MAHKKAAGSTRNGRDSESKRLGVKLFGGQAATAGNIIVRQRGTRFHAGTGVGIGRDHTLFALTDGKVQFQTKGPHNRKFVSIVSE, from the coding sequence ATGGCACATAAAAAGGCAGCCGGCTCCACGCGTAACGGTCGCGATTCCGAATCCAAACGCCTTGGTGTAAAACTCTTCGGCGGCCAGGCGGCCACCGCGGGTAACATCATCGTGCGTCAGCGCGGCACCCGTTTTCACGCCGGCACCGGCGTTGGCATCGGTCGCGACCATACGCTGTTCGCTCTGACCGACGGCAAGGTGCAGTTCCAGACCAAGGGCCCGCACAACCGTAAATTCGTGAGCATCGTTTCCGAGTAA
- the cgtA gene encoding Obg family GTPase CgtA encodes MQFVDEASIIVEAGKGGNGCLSFRREKYVPKGGPDGGDGGHGGSVYLIGDDALNTLIDFKYQRFYKAENGQGGMGRQMSGKAGEDLHVKVPVGTTVIDEDTLEVIADVTEIGEVVLVAEGGRRGLGNIHFKSSTNRAPRRTTPGTEGDRRNLRLEMKVMADVGLLGMPNAGKSTLIRSVSAAKPKVANYPFTTLVPNLGVVKLGMHEHFVMADVPGLIEGASDGAGLGLRFLKHLTRTRLLFHVVDIAPFDESDPVDAAKAIVRELGEFSPALSERPRWLVLNKFDLLPEEEREARAQAVIDALDWDGPVFQISAISSDGTEKLVQAAHRWLTDQQRLENEDEEAFEREQEMRRRMEEESVARTEARLTHNRRKRNVEDDDDFDDDDYDVDVEYAP; translated from the coding sequence ATGCAGTTCGTCGATGAGGCCTCGATCATTGTCGAGGCAGGCAAGGGCGGCAACGGCTGTCTGAGCTTTCGCCGCGAAAAATACGTGCCCAAGGGCGGCCCCGACGGCGGCGACGGCGGCCACGGCGGCAGCGTCTACCTGATCGGTGACGATGCGCTGAACACCTTGATCGATTTCAAGTACCAGCGCTTTTACAAGGCTGAAAACGGTCAGGGCGGCATGGGCCGCCAGATGAGCGGTAAGGCCGGTGAGGATCTGCACGTCAAGGTGCCGGTTGGTACCACGGTGATCGACGAAGACACGCTGGAAGTGATCGCCGACGTCACCGAGATCGGCGAAGTGGTGTTGGTCGCCGAAGGCGGGCGCCGCGGGCTTGGCAACATTCACTTCAAGTCCTCGACCAACCGGGCGCCCAGGCGCACCACGCCTGGCACCGAAGGCGACCGGCGCAACCTGCGTCTGGAAATGAAGGTGATGGCGGACGTGGGCCTTCTGGGTATGCCCAACGCGGGTAAATCCACCCTGATCCGCTCGGTGTCGGCGGCCAAGCCGAAGGTCGCGAACTACCCCTTCACGACACTCGTGCCGAACCTGGGCGTGGTGAAGCTCGGCATGCACGAGCACTTCGTCATGGCGGACGTGCCCGGGCTGATCGAAGGCGCCTCCGACGGCGCCGGCCTTGGGCTTCGCTTTTTGAAGCACCTGACCCGCACCCGGCTGTTGTTCCACGTGGTGGATATCGCGCCGTTCGACGAGTCCGACCCGGTCGATGCGGCGAAGGCGATCGTGCGTGAGCTGGGGGAGTTTTCCCCGGCGCTCTCCGAGCGCCCGCGCTGGCTGGTGCTCAACAAGTTCGACCTGCTGCCCGAAGAGGAGCGCGAAGCGCGCGCCCAGGCCGTGATCGACGCGCTCGATTGGGACGGCCCGGTGTTTCAGATCTCGGCGATTTCGAGTGACGGCACCGAGAAACTGGTACAGGCGGCGCACCGCTGGCTCACCGACCAGCAGCGTCTTGAAAACGAGGACGAAGAGGCCTTCGAGCGCGAGCAGGAGATGCGCCGGCGCATGGAGGAAGAGTCCGTCGCCCGCACCGAGGCGCGTCTGACCCATAACCGCAGAAAGCGCAACGTCGAAGACGATGACGACTTCGATGACGACGATTACGATGTCGACGTCGAGTACGCGCCCTGA